One genomic window of Bacillota bacterium includes the following:
- the cas4a gene encoding type I-A CRISPR-associated protein Cas4/Csa1 — MYFLTDEERQRLLKGILPKSRSLEIAQELRGWNWHQPPLEPVYDIPLAVYEIAGKYCSTGRDIYLRRIQHLRAAPNKDMIMGSAFHETLASILVRAKRLIYLHGVDNLRQILKELPEPPQGIVERRKHDLSTEDCTELERRVSTIHEFEVARLSTRIQDTVAKQPYIKEDSLVATAIPVMIEQRLDGSFLGLSQMLSADAFVLPEPMIMDLKYGEPRQFHKLGTAGYALVMESLYEYPVNLGCVVYLNFNGDRITVSKDIHIIDDELRQRFMEERDQKARMIYEEIDPGVAKDCYPACPFRKHCK, encoded by the coding sequence ATGTATTTTCTGACCGATGAGGAGCGCCAGAGACTCCTCAAGGGTATTCTTCCTAAGTCAAGGTCACTTGAAATCGCCCAAGAATTGCGCGGCTGGAATTGGCATCAGCCGCCGCTCGAACCAGTGTATGATATACCTCTTGCCGTCTACGAGATCGCCGGTAAATATTGTTCCACAGGCCGGGATATCTACCTCCGGCGGATTCAGCACCTGCGTGCTGCACCAAACAAGGACATGATCATGGGCTCAGCCTTCCATGAGACTCTTGCGAGCATCCTCGTAAGGGCTAAACGTCTGATATATCTACATGGTGTAGATAATCTGCGTCAGATTCTAAAAGAGCTTCCAGAGCCTCCCCAAGGCATTGTCGAAAGACGCAAGCACGATCTCTCGACTGAGGATTGTACCGAGCTCGAACGTCGGGTCAGCACTATACATGAGTTTGAGGTTGCCCGGCTCTCTACCCGGATCCAGGATACTGTGGCAAAGCAACCTTACATCAAGGAAGATTCCCTTGTTGCCACCGCCATCCCGGTGATGATCGAGCAGAGACTTGATGGCTCTTTCCTGGGATTAAGCCAGATGCTCAGCGCGGACGCATTTGTTTTGCCTGAGCCAATGATCATGGATTTGAAATATGGTGAACCTAGACAATTCCATAAGCTTGGGACAGCCGGGTATGCACTTGTAATGGAGTCCCTTTATGAATACCCTGTCAATCTGGGATGTGTCGTTTACCTCAATTTCAATGGTGACCGTATTACGGTGTCAAAGGACATCCATATTATTGATGACGAACTTCGCCAACGGTTCATGGAGGAACGTGACCAAAAAGCACGCATGATTTATGAAGAAATTGACCCCGGCGTCGCGAAGGACTGCTACCCAGCCTGTCCATTTAGAAAGCACTGTAAATAA
- the cas4 gene encoding CRISPR-associated protein Cas4: MLSELERPGQLQLRVTDVKQFVYCPRVVYFSYLLPIEKKVTRKMEYGKEEHIELDRLEKRRTFRAYELTDDAERRFHVNLSSERLALSGVLDMLLVQGNAYYPVEFKYTRRPPELNHKYQLMAYAMLLEDTVGKPVRAGFVYVSEDRIAYPIDFTPNMRKFVREILASIREMIKREQMPHRARQKKKCVDCEFRRFCNDIE, from the coding sequence GTGTTATCTGAGCTTGAAAGGCCCGGGCAACTTCAACTGCGCGTGACCGACGTAAAACAATTCGTCTACTGTCCGAGAGTCGTGTACTTCTCTTATCTCCTGCCAATCGAAAAGAAAGTCACCCGTAAGATGGAGTACGGTAAGGAAGAGCACATCGAGCTCGACCGGCTAGAAAAGCGGCGCACGTTCCGCGCGTACGAGCTCACGGATGACGCTGAGCGAAGATTCCATGTCAACCTAAGTTCCGAGAGGCTGGCGCTCTCAGGGGTCCTAGACATGCTCCTGGTACAGGGAAACGCCTATTACCCCGTAGAGTTCAAATATACCCGCCGTCCCCCTGAACTGAATCATAAGTACCAGCTCATGGCCTATGCAATGCTCCTGGAGGATACTGTAGGGAAGCCGGTGCGGGCAGGGTTCGTGTATGTGAGTGAGGATAGGATCGCCTACCCGATAGACTTCACGCCGAATATGCGCAAATTTGTCCGTGAGATTCTCGCCTCTATTCGGGAGATGATCAAACGCGAGCAGATGCCTCACCGAGCCCGCCAAAAAAAGAAATGCGTGGACTGTGAGTTTCGCCGGTTTTGTAACGACATTGAGTGA